A part of Scylla paramamosain isolate STU-SP2022 unplaced genomic scaffold, ASM3559412v1 Contig51, whole genome shotgun sequence genomic DNA contains:
- the LOC135098221 gene encoding bestrophin-2-like isoform X1 — MEESEECGWEGNEQSQQQQQQQQQLMCFRIGFILYLLRRKKYHHHHHHHHQHHHHHHHYKTTTAAGDKMTVTYTTKVSNTSFCGFSKLLFRWRGSVFKLLAADLIVYFLLYFSVAAIYRFALRENEKRVFEKIAITCEYFRNVFPISFVLGFYVTIVVQRWWEQYMLIPWPDTVCIMASTYIEGQVRRSKRERGREREARIQKRFALSPQLFSKTTEMIGLVLKTVSPFNNIETI, encoded by the exons atggaggaatcTGAGGAGTgtggatgggaaggaaatgaacaaagtcaacaacaacaacaacaacaacaacagctgatgTGTTTTCGGATTGGCTTCATATTGTATCTTCTCAGGCggaag aaatatcaccaccaccaccaccaccaccaccagcaccaccaccaccaccaccactacaagactaccactgctgctggtgATAAAATGACAGTCACCTACACCACCAAGGTTTCCAACACTAGTTTCTGCGGATTTTCCAAGCTTCTATTCAG ATGGCGCGGCAGTGTGTTCAAGCTGCTCGCCGCTGACCTCATTGTTTACTTCCTGCTTTATTTCTCCGTGGCCGCCATCTACAGATTCGCCTTGCGGGAGAACGAGAAgag AGTGTTTGAGAAGATCGCCATAACGTGTGAATACTTCCGCAACGTGTTCCCTATCTCTTTCGTGCTGGGTTTCTACGTGACAATCGTGGTGCAGCGGTGGTGGGAGCAGTACATGCTGATCCCCTGGCCCGACACCGTGTGCATCATGGCCTCCACTTACATAGAGGGCCAGGTGAGgcgtagcaagagagagagagggagggagagagaggcccgtatacagaaacgctttgctctctcaccacaactattctcaaagaccacagagatgattggcctggttctcaagactgtttctccatttaataatatagaaaccatataa
- the LOC135098220 gene encoding uncharacterized protein LOC135098220: MGLSGSSLKVAARLHVVGQCGGVDRLTLSRPRRRGGQRLLASFSFPSAGGGAGHHWSARETAMNVSKLAKREGKTPVRLDFLAGESLVARREIPLAELLAGLRANSVGRRAVAFLALEGGQAALAGDADDDHGHTHVAVFFNERRVDDTGVVENAPEEPESSPFQEQPNLSQQVIDTSPSLPQQAGDNKGQTHEAHEAGDTEASCDLGDGQRWTPAPSHTKPSLPLKFGDNKGHTHQPHQAGDDEASLTQEVTHRDLADGQRWTPTPSHTKSSLPQKAGEKTGHTHQPHKTGDDEASLAKKVTHRDLGDGQRRTPAPRQLRQRRGKPRGASSEGGRERDFSQRSITSPAKQGKAPQRPGRGGGRWSVCGSCLLDNVLMCAQAMALTLLTYHVSLEWF; this comes from the exons atGGGTTTGTCAGGAAGCTCACTAAAGGTGGCGGCTCGCCTTCACGTCGTCGGCCAGTGTGGCGGTGTTGACCGCCTTACACTTAGCCGCCCACGCCGTAGAGGAGGCCAGCGCCTGCTGGCCTCTTTCAGCTTCCCCAGCGCGGGAGGCGGGGCGGGCCACCATTGGTCCGCCCGAGAAACGGCGATGAACGTCAGCAAGCTGGCTAAAAGGGAGGGCAAGACACCCGTCAGGTTGGACTTCCTGGCGGGGGAATCTCTCGTGGCCCGCCGAGAGATCCCATTAGCAGAACTGCTTGCGGGACTAAGGGCCAACAGTGTGGGGCGCCGCGCTGTTGCCTTCCTCGCCCTCGAGGGAGGCCAGGCCGCGCTGGCAGGCGACGCCGATGACGACCATGGCCATACCCACGTAGCAGTTTTCTTTAATGAAAGGCGCGTGGATGACACAGGCGTGGTTGAGAACGCACCTGAAGAACCAGAGAGCAGTCCATTCCAAGAACAGCCCAACCTGTCACAACAGGTTATTGACACAAGTCCCAGCCTGCCACAGCAG GCTGGCGACAACAAGGGCCAGACCCATGAGGCCCATGAAGCTGGCGATACAGAGGCCAGCTGTGACCTGGGTGATGGCCAACGGTGGACCCCTGCCCCGAGCCACACGAAGCCCAGCCTTCCACTAAAGTTTGGCGACAATAAGGGGCATACTCATCAGCCCCATCAGGCTGGCGATGATGAAGCCAGCCTGACCCAGGAGGTCACGCACCGTGACCTGGCAGATGGCCAGAGGTGGACTCCTACCCCGAGCCACACAAAGTCCAGCCTTCCACAAAAGGCTGGCGAAAAAACGGGGCATACTCATCAACCCCATAAAACTGGCGACGATGAAGCCAGCCTGGCCAAGAAGGTCACGCACCGTGACCTGGGGGATGGCCAAAGGCGGACCCCTGCCCCACGCCAGCTCCGTCAAAGGAGGGGAAAGCCCCGCGGGGCGTCCTCTGAGGGTGGACGGGAGCGCGATTTCTCCCAGCGCTCCATCACGTCCCCCGCGAAGCAGGGGAAGGCGCCCCAGCGGCCTGGTAGGGGAGGGGGCCGGTGGAGCGTGTGTGGCTCCTGCCTCTTGGACAACGTTCTCATGTGTGCGCAGGCCATGGCATTAACTTTACTCACGTACCACGTGTCTCTCGAGTGGTTCTGA
- the LOC135098233 gene encoding uncharacterized protein LOC135098233 isoform X2 — MPRTEWMSFVRCAAVAASPHLGVRRAQLSVGRASRCWLARSRQVAAFAFPADGWRRAASGEWRNVTGHKRLDLKGLARLPPEAPLKLREWTSRGVRKTTQGTLADLLAALHAGPAHLTLQLLSSSEGVRLDWGVQESDPALHALGGALPCTNLPPGAVSNARDGALPGTSPPLTVVSKARDGALPCMSPPPGAVSKAREGALPSTSLPPGTATKARSRALPSTGPPPGVVSKSRGGALPCTSSPPGTVNKVRGGPLPCTSPPPGAGNANTSPWTFPCPSVVPRLPRESLTPPVPQCQRRQKVHCRMLRQEFEHLNTTTCPPSEPQSPEKTLVEESYVNKGSTESGKAEIKVDVELCPECGKRELPKARMIPVDSPPPVPKMISPVIVSPSPSPSVKSEPWAHLLDDWCGFVIRDAYRACKRRLFDWAQRKRDRVIARYRKPIKRIRRLVDRICGRKYPGRVFYVPGPGTPLLSSILTKSASTTVGPSSTTVKSSSSAVKPATTTVKPSTTVKPSSTTVKPSSTTVKPSSTTVKPSSTTVKPSSTTVKPSSTTVKPSSTTVKSSTTVKPSSTTVKSSSSSAKSSSSSVKSSSSSATPKSSSSSAKSSSSSVKSSSSSATPKSSSSSVRSSSSSIKSSSSSATPKSSSSAKSSSSTSLSSSSATSSSSTSESSSSTAKSSYSTAKSSSSVESLSSIAKSWSSTVKSSSSSVESPSSTAESPFPMLKSLARVLLRRKARGVCRVYCMDEKFLPRKLKIEVMSHVFGVAYRHRELVTFRFDQSLRTYKEKKSDWIERERQRNSPGPQRWTSAPASMLLNQFIRHKGDLWMRVTVTWKDEWGGGPTRSFVPMLWFSEQVKEDVVNKREFVFRIWTQGGFSSQHEGFRGLVRMKKENIEDRDMILVVDDEPLISDGETPLVPEQLQESEEEEAKWEEELLVLNGEERREETKEVGEGEMQDSNKEVKGEDNKGMIPSNAEEEDKEASNTCEKGQESQKTDREGEGRPAAPAHAASPDVGVVRRVTTKLLKVAWVTLTVVGVIVVVGAFLPEVPED, encoded by the exons ATGCCTAGAACTGAGTGGATGTCTTTCGTGCGCTGCGCCGCTGTTGCGGCCTCGCCCCACCTGGGGGTGCGCCGCGCACAGCTTAGCGTGGGGCGGGCGAGCCGTTGCTGGCTGGCGAGGAGCCGCCAGGTGGCCGCCTTCGCCTTCCCGGCAGACGGGTGGCGTCGGGCGGCGTCGGGGGAGTGGCGGAATGTCACCGGGCACAAGAGGTTGGACTTGAAGGGGCTGGCAAGGTTACCCCCCGAGGCGCCCCTCAAGCTGCGGGAGTGGACGAGCCGCGGCGTGAGGAAGACCACGCAGGGGACGCTGGCAGACCTGCTGGCCGCCCTGCACGCAGGGCCCGCCCACCTCACGCTGCAGCTCCTCTCCAGCAGCGAGGGCGTGCGCCTGGACTGGGGCGTGCAGGAGTCAGACCCGGCACTGCACGCGCTGGGCGGGGCGCTGCCCTGCACGAACCTCCCACCTGGCGCGGTGAGCAATGCTCGGGACGGGGCGCTCCCCGGCACTAGTCCCCCGCTTACCGTGGTGAGCAAGGCTCGGGACGGGGCGCTCCCCTGCATGAGTCCCCCGCCTGGCGCAGTGAGTAAGGCTCGGGAAGGGGCGCTCCCCAGCACGAGTCTCCCGCCTGGCACGGCGACCAAAGCTCGGAGCCGGGCGTTGCCCAGCACGGGTCCCCCGCCTGGTGTGGTGAGCAAGTCCCGGGGCGGGGCGCTGCCCTGCACGAGTTCCCCGCCTGGCACTGTGAACAAGGTTCGGGGAGGGCCGCTGCCATGCACGAGCCCCCCGCCAGGTGCGGGCAACGCCAACACTTCCCCATGGACCTTCCCTTGCCCCTCAGTAGTGCCACGCCTCCCTAGGGAAAGCCTGACGCCACCTGTGCCTCAGTGCCAGAGGCGGCAGAAGGTGCATTGTCGCATGCTGCGACAAGAATTTGAACACCTTAACACCACTACTTGTCCACCGAGCGAGCCTCAGTCCCCAGAGAAGACTCTCGTGGAGGAGAGTTACGTTAACAAAGGCAGCACTGAATCAGggaaagcagaaataaaagtAGACGTTGAACTCTGCCCGGAATGCGGCAAGCGAGAGTTACCAAAGGCACGTATGATACCCGTGGACTCGCCTCCTCCCGTCCCAAAGATGATTTCCCCTGTCATCGTATCGCCCTCACCGTCCCCTTCCGTCAAGTCCGAGCCCTGGGCCCACCTTCTCGACGACTGGTGCGGCTTCGTGATCAGGGACGCATACCGGGCGTGCAAGAGGCGCCTGTTCGACTGGGCccagaggaaaagagacagggTGATAGCGCGCTACAGAAAGCCGATAAAGCGGATAAGGCGCCTGGTGGATCGCATCTGTGGGAGAAAGTACCCAGGCAGGGTGTTCTACGTGCCCGGCCCAGGCACGCCTCTGCTGTCCTCTATCCTCACCAAGTCAGCATCCACTACTGTAGGGCCGtcatccactacagtcaagTCATCATCTAGTGCTGTCAAGCCGGCAACCACTACAGTTAAGCCATCCACCACAGTCAAGccttcatccactacagtcaagccttcatccactacagttaagccttcatccactacagtcaagccttcatccactacagtcaagccttcatccactacagttaagccttcatccactacagtcaagccttcatccactacagtcaagTCATCCACTACAGTCAAACCTTCATCCACTACTGTAAAATCATCGTCATCTTCagccaa gtcatcatcttcttcagtcaagtcatcatcatcttcagccactcccaaatcatcatcatcttcagccaagtcatcatcttcttcagtcaagtcatcatcatcttcagccactcccaaatcatcatcatcttcagtcaggtcatcatcttcttcaatcaagtcatcatcatcttcagccactcccaaatcatcatcttcagccaagtCGTCATCTTCTACATCCttgtcatcatcttcagccacgtcatcatcatctacatCTGAGTCATCGTCTTCTACAGCCAAGTCGTCATATTCCACAGCCAAGTCATCATCTTCAGTGGAATCATTGTCTTCAATAGCCAAGTCATGGTCTTCTACAGTCaagtcttcatcatcttcagtcgAGTCACCGTCCTCCACAGCCGAGTCGCCGTTCCCCATGTTGAAGTCACTGGCACGTGTCCTGCTGCGGCGGAAGGCGAGGGGCGTGTGTCGCGTGTACTGCATGGACGAGAAGTTCCTGCCGCGGAAGTTGAAGATCGAAGTAATGAGTCACGTGTTTGGCGTAGCGTATCGCCACAGGGAGCTGGTCACCTTCCGCTTTGATCAGAGCCTGAGGAcgtacaaggaaaagaaaagtgattggATTGAGAGGGAAAGGCAAAGGAACTCGCCAGGCCCTCAGCGGTGGACGTCTGCGCCGGCCTCAATGTTGCTGAATCAGTTCATCAGGCACAAGGGAGACTTGTGGATGCGTGTCACCGTCACCTGGAAAGATGAGTGGGGTGGTGGTCCCACTCGTAGCTTCGTACCCATGTTGTGGTTCTCCGagcaggtgaaggaagatgtTGTTAACAAGAGGGAGTTTGTGTTCCGCATCTGGACGCAAGGCGGTTTTTCATCCCAGCACGAGGGTTTCAGGGGGTTggtaaggatgaagaaggaaaatatagaagacAGAGATATGATTCTGGTTGTAGATGACGAGCCTTTGATAAGCGACGGTGAGACGCCGCTAGTGCCTGAACAGCTGCAGGaatcggaggaagaggaagcaaagtgggaggaggaactgCTTGTGTTAAACGGAGAGGAACGTCgagaagagacgaaagaagTGGGAGAAGGTGAGATGCAGGACTCCaataaagaagtgaaaggagaagataATAAAGGGATGATCCCAAGCAATgctgaagaggaagacaaagaggcaAGCAACACCTGcgagaaaggacaggaaagccagaagacagacagggagggtgaagggagaccTGCAGCCCCCGCCCACGCCGCCAGTCCAGACGTGGGCGTGGTGAGGCGGGTGACTACAAAACTGTTGAAGGTGGCATGGGTGACGCTGACGGTGGTTGGGGTGATAGTTGTCGTGGGCGCCTTCCTTCCTGAAGTACCGGAGGACTGA
- the LOC135098221 gene encoding bestrophin-1-like isoform X2, with product MEESEECGWEGNEQSQQQQQQQQQLMCFRIGFILYLLRRKKYHHHHHHHHQHHHHHHHYKTTTAAGDKMTVTYTTKVSNTSFCGFSKLLFRWRGSVFKLLAADLIVYFLLYFSVAAIYRFALRENEKRVFEKIAITCEYFRNVFPISFVLGFYVTIVVQRWWEQYMLIPWPDTVCIMASTYIEGQELLRMA from the exons atggaggaatcTGAGGAGTgtggatgggaaggaaatgaacaaagtcaacaacaacaacaacaacaacaacagctgatgTGTTTTCGGATTGGCTTCATATTGTATCTTCTCAGGCggaag aaatatcaccaccaccaccaccaccaccaccagcaccaccaccaccaccaccactacaagactaccactgctgctggtgATAAAATGACAGTCACCTACACCACCAAGGTTTCCAACACTAGTTTCTGCGGATTTTCCAAGCTTCTATTCAG ATGGCGCGGCAGTGTGTTCAAGCTGCTCGCCGCTGACCTCATTGTTTACTTCCTGCTTTATTTCTCCGTGGCCGCCATCTACAGATTCGCCTTGCGGGAGAACGAGAAgag AGTGTTTGAGAAGATCGCCATAACGTGTGAATACTTCCGCAACGTGTTCCCTATCTCTTTCGTGCTGGGTTTCTACGTGACAATCGTGGTGCAGCGGTGGTGGGAGCAGTACATGCTGATCCCCTGGCCCGACACCGTGTGCATCATGGCCTCCACTTACATAGAGGGCCAG GAGCTTCTAAGGATGGCTTAA
- the LOC135098233 gene encoding mucin-5AC-like isoform X1, with product MPRTEWMSFVRCAAVAASPHLGVRRAQLSVGRASRCWLARSRQVAAFAFPADGWRRAASGEWRNVTGHKRLDLKGLARLPPEAPLKLREWTSRGVRKTTQGTLADLLAALHAGPAHLTLQLLSSSEGVRLDWGVQESDPALHALGGALPCTNLPPGAVSNARDGALPGTSPPLTVVSKARDGALPCMSPPPGAVSKAREGALPSTSLPPGTATKARSRALPSTGPPPGVVSKSRGGALPCTSSPPGTVNKVRGGPLPCTSPPPGAGNANTSPWTFPCPSVVPRLPRESLTPPVPQCQRRQKVHCRMLRQEFEHLNTTTCPPSEPQSPEKTLVEESYVNKGSTESGKAEIKVDVELCPECGKRELPKARMIPVDSPPPVPKMISPVIVSPSPSPSVKSEPWAHLLDDWCGFVIRDAYRACKRRLFDWAQRKRDRVIARYRKPIKRIRRLVDRICGRKYPGRVFYVPGPGTPLLSSILTKSASTTVGPSSTTVKSSSSAVKPATTTVKPSTTVKPSSTTVKPSSTTVKPSSTTVKPSSTTVKPSSTTVKPSSTTVKPSSTTVKSSTTVKPSSTTVKSSSSSAKSSSSSVKSSSSSATPKSSSSSVRSSSSSVKSSSSSATPKSSSSSAKSSSSSVKSSSSSATPKSSSSSVRSSSSSIKSSSSSATPKSSSSAKSSSSTSLSSSSATSSSSTSESSSSTAKSSYSTAKSSSSVESLSSIAKSWSSTVKSSSSSVESPSSTAESPFPMLKSLARVLLRRKARGVCRVYCMDEKFLPRKLKIEVMSHVFGVAYRHRELVTFRFDQSLRTYKEKKSDWIERERQRNSPGPQRWTSAPASMLLNQFIRHKGDLWMRVTVTWKDEWGGGPTRSFVPMLWFSEQVKEDVVNKREFVFRIWTQGGFSSQHEGFRGLVRMKKENIEDRDMILVVDDEPLISDGETPLVPEQLQESEEEEAKWEEELLVLNGEERREETKEVGEGEMQDSNKEVKGEDNKGMIPSNAEEEDKEASNTCEKGQESQKTDREGEGRPAAPAHAASPDVGVVRRVTTKLLKVAWVTLTVVGVIVVVGAFLPEVPED from the exons ATGCCTAGAACTGAGTGGATGTCTTTCGTGCGCTGCGCCGCTGTTGCGGCCTCGCCCCACCTGGGGGTGCGCCGCGCACAGCTTAGCGTGGGGCGGGCGAGCCGTTGCTGGCTGGCGAGGAGCCGCCAGGTGGCCGCCTTCGCCTTCCCGGCAGACGGGTGGCGTCGGGCGGCGTCGGGGGAGTGGCGGAATGTCACCGGGCACAAGAGGTTGGACTTGAAGGGGCTGGCAAGGTTACCCCCCGAGGCGCCCCTCAAGCTGCGGGAGTGGACGAGCCGCGGCGTGAGGAAGACCACGCAGGGGACGCTGGCAGACCTGCTGGCCGCCCTGCACGCAGGGCCCGCCCACCTCACGCTGCAGCTCCTCTCCAGCAGCGAGGGCGTGCGCCTGGACTGGGGCGTGCAGGAGTCAGACCCGGCACTGCACGCGCTGGGCGGGGCGCTGCCCTGCACGAACCTCCCACCTGGCGCGGTGAGCAATGCTCGGGACGGGGCGCTCCCCGGCACTAGTCCCCCGCTTACCGTGGTGAGCAAGGCTCGGGACGGGGCGCTCCCCTGCATGAGTCCCCCGCCTGGCGCAGTGAGTAAGGCTCGGGAAGGGGCGCTCCCCAGCACGAGTCTCCCGCCTGGCACGGCGACCAAAGCTCGGAGCCGGGCGTTGCCCAGCACGGGTCCCCCGCCTGGTGTGGTGAGCAAGTCCCGGGGCGGGGCGCTGCCCTGCACGAGTTCCCCGCCTGGCACTGTGAACAAGGTTCGGGGAGGGCCGCTGCCATGCACGAGCCCCCCGCCAGGTGCGGGCAACGCCAACACTTCCCCATGGACCTTCCCTTGCCCCTCAGTAGTGCCACGCCTCCCTAGGGAAAGCCTGACGCCACCTGTGCCTCAGTGCCAGAGGCGGCAGAAGGTGCATTGTCGCATGCTGCGACAAGAATTTGAACACCTTAACACCACTACTTGTCCACCGAGCGAGCCTCAGTCCCCAGAGAAGACTCTCGTGGAGGAGAGTTACGTTAACAAAGGCAGCACTGAATCAGggaaagcagaaataaaagtAGACGTTGAACTCTGCCCGGAATGCGGCAAGCGAGAGTTACCAAAGGCACGTATGATACCCGTGGACTCGCCTCCTCCCGTCCCAAAGATGATTTCCCCTGTCATCGTATCGCCCTCACCGTCCCCTTCCGTCAAGTCCGAGCCCTGGGCCCACCTTCTCGACGACTGGTGCGGCTTCGTGATCAGGGACGCATACCGGGCGTGCAAGAGGCGCCTGTTCGACTGGGCccagaggaaaagagacagggTGATAGCGCGCTACAGAAAGCCGATAAAGCGGATAAGGCGCCTGGTGGATCGCATCTGTGGGAGAAAGTACCCAGGCAGGGTGTTCTACGTGCCCGGCCCAGGCACGCCTCTGCTGTCCTCTATCCTCACCAAGTCAGCATCCACTACTGTAGGGCCGtcatccactacagtcaagTCATCATCTAGTGCTGTCAAGCCGGCAACCACTACAGTTAAGCCATCCACCACAGTCAAGccttcatccactacagtcaagccttcatccactacagttaagccttcatccactacagtcaagccttcatccactacagtcaagccttcatccactacagttaagccttcatccactacagtcaagccttcatccactacagtcaagTCATCCACTACAGTCAAACCTTCATCCACTACTGTAAAATCATCGTCATCTTCagccaa gtcatcatcttcttcagtcaagtcatcatcatcttcagccactcccaaatcatcatcatcctcagtcaggtcatcatcttcttcagtcaagtcatcatcatcttcagccactcccaaatcatcatcatcttcagccaagtcatcatcttcttcagtcaagtcatcatcatcttcagccactcccaaatcatcatcatcttcagtcaggtcatcatcttcttcaatcaagtcatcatcatcttcagccactcccaaatcatcatcttcagccaagtCGTCATCTTCTACATCCttgtcatcatcttcagccacgtcatcatcatctacatCTGAGTCATCGTCTTCTACAGCCAAGTCGTCATATTCCACAGCCAAGTCATCATCTTCAGTGGAATCATTGTCTTCAATAGCCAAGTCATGGTCTTCTACAGTCaagtcttcatcatcttcagtcgAGTCACCGTCCTCCACAGCCGAGTCGCCGTTCCCCATGTTGAAGTCACTGGCACGTGTCCTGCTGCGGCGGAAGGCGAGGGGCGTGTGTCGCGTGTACTGCATGGACGAGAAGTTCCTGCCGCGGAAGTTGAAGATCGAAGTAATGAGTCACGTGTTTGGCGTAGCGTATCGCCACAGGGAGCTGGTCACCTTCCGCTTTGATCAGAGCCTGAGGAcgtacaaggaaaagaaaagtgattggATTGAGAGGGAAAGGCAAAGGAACTCGCCAGGCCCTCAGCGGTGGACGTCTGCGCCGGCCTCAATGTTGCTGAATCAGTTCATCAGGCACAAGGGAGACTTGTGGATGCGTGTCACCGTCACCTGGAAAGATGAGTGGGGTGGTGGTCCCACTCGTAGCTTCGTACCCATGTTGTGGTTCTCCGagcaggtgaaggaagatgtTGTTAACAAGAGGGAGTTTGTGTTCCGCATCTGGACGCAAGGCGGTTTTTCATCCCAGCACGAGGGTTTCAGGGGGTTggtaaggatgaagaaggaaaatatagaagacAGAGATATGATTCTGGTTGTAGATGACGAGCCTTTGATAAGCGACGGTGAGACGCCGCTAGTGCCTGAACAGCTGCAGGaatcggaggaagaggaagcaaagtgggaggaggaactgCTTGTGTTAAACGGAGAGGAACGTCgagaagagacgaaagaagTGGGAGAAGGTGAGATGCAGGACTCCaataaagaagtgaaaggagaagataATAAAGGGATGATCCCAAGCAATgctgaagaggaagacaaagaggcaAGCAACACCTGcgagaaaggacaggaaagccagaagacagacagggagggtgaagggagaccTGCAGCCCCCGCCCACGCCGCCAGTCCAGACGTGGGCGTGGTGAGGCGGGTGACTACAAAACTGTTGAAGGTGGCATGGGTGACGCTGACGGTGGTTGGGGTGATAGTTGTCGTGGGCGCCTTCCTTCCTGAAGTACCGGAGGACTGA